A genome region from Geobacter pickeringii includes the following:
- a CDS encoding ABC transporter ATP-binding protein: MSKLLEVVGLHKSYGTGDARVEVLKGVDLSVEEGETIALIGASGAGKSTLLHIMGTLDRPTSGTVLFGGEEIFRKGDAPLAEFRNRSIGFVFQFHHLLPEFTALENVMMPALIGGARRSDAAEPARELLAEVGLAHRLTHKPGELSGGEQQRVAIARALLLSPRLLLADEPTGNLDIKTSDEVHETLSRIHRKRGITLVIVTHNEILASRMGRTVRLVDGRIEADEPRISPTHPTSNVLPGEK, encoded by the coding sequence ATGAGTAAGCTGCTGGAAGTTGTCGGCCTCCACAAGAGCTACGGAACCGGCGATGCCCGCGTCGAAGTGCTCAAGGGGGTGGATCTGTCGGTGGAGGAGGGGGAGACCATCGCCCTGATCGGGGCGTCGGGGGCGGGGAAGAGTACACTCCTCCACATCATGGGAACTCTCGATCGGCCCACCTCGGGAACGGTCCTGTTCGGGGGCGAGGAGATATTCCGCAAAGGGGATGCGCCCCTGGCGGAGTTTCGCAACCGCTCCATCGGCTTCGTCTTTCAGTTTCACCATCTCCTTCCGGAGTTCACCGCTCTCGAGAATGTGATGATGCCGGCGCTGATCGGCGGGGCCCGTCGTAGCGATGCGGCGGAACCGGCCCGGGAGCTCCTGGCCGAGGTGGGGCTTGCCCACCGCCTGACCCACAAGCCGGGGGAACTTTCGGGAGGAGAGCAGCAGCGGGTGGCCATTGCCCGCGCCCTTCTCCTTTCACCGCGTTTGCTCCTTGCCGATGAACCGACCGGCAATCTTGACATAAAGACGAGTGACGAGGTCCACGAGACCCTGTCCCGGATTCACCGCAAGCGGGGAATCACCCTGGTCATCGTTACCCATAACGAGATTCTGGCCTCCCGCATGGGGAGGACGGTCCGCCTTGTTGACGGCCGGATCGAGGCCGACGAGCCGCGGATCTCTCCGACGCATCCCACATCAAACGTTCTCCCGGGGGAGAAGTGA
- the lysS gene encoding lysine--tRNA ligase: MEELSELLLQRRRKVDALWEAGINPYPNDYKPEHTSADVVAAYGDVETIEEEPRTFSVAGRIIARRSFGKAAFIQLQDRKGRMQLYVRKDTVGDEAFENFESFDIGDIVGACGTPFRTKTGELTLNATSIRLLTKSLLPLPEKFHGLTDVETRYRQRYVDLIVNPEARDVFFKRSRIVNLIREFMVKHDFLEVETPMMQPIPGGATAKPFVTHHNALDMELYLRIAPELYLKRLVVGGFERVFEINRNFRNEGISVRHNPEFTMMEFYQAYATFEDLMDFTEELLCHVAQEVLGTLDFTYQGVEISFQRPWKRLTVKEAILEYGAIDAKSLEDRDLAFAYAQRIGLDLPADTGYGKLITEIFEEVAEPKLIQPTFITAYPTEVSPLSRKNDHDPEIVDRFEFFCAGREMANAFSELNDPVDQKERFLAQVAQKAKGDEEAHYMDEDYIRALEIGLPPTAGEGIGIDRLVMLLTDSPSIRDVILFPQLRKEK, translated from the coding sequence ATGGAAGAACTGAGTGAATTGTTGCTCCAGAGAAGACGCAAGGTCGATGCCCTCTGGGAAGCGGGGATTAATCCCTATCCGAACGATTACAAGCCCGAGCATACCTCTGCCGATGTGGTGGCTGCCTACGGAGATGTGGAAACCATCGAGGAGGAGCCCCGGACTTTCTCCGTTGCCGGCCGGATCATTGCCCGCCGTTCCTTCGGCAAGGCCGCCTTCATCCAGCTCCAGGACCGCAAGGGGCGGATGCAGCTTTACGTCCGCAAGGACACCGTCGGTGACGAGGCCTTCGAGAACTTCGAGTCGTTCGATATCGGCGACATCGTCGGTGCATGCGGCACGCCGTTTCGTACCAAGACGGGTGAGCTGACCCTCAATGCCACTTCCATCCGGCTTCTCACCAAGTCGCTGCTGCCGCTCCCCGAGAAGTTCCATGGCCTCACCGACGTGGAGACCCGCTATCGCCAGCGGTACGTTGATCTCATCGTCAACCCCGAGGCGCGTGACGTCTTCTTCAAGCGTTCCCGGATCGTCAATCTGATCCGCGAGTTCATGGTGAAACATGACTTCCTCGAAGTCGAAACGCCGATGATGCAGCCGATCCCCGGGGGGGCCACGGCGAAACCGTTCGTGACCCACCACAATGCGCTCGATATGGAGCTCTACCTTCGGATTGCGCCGGAACTCTACCTGAAGCGCCTTGTGGTGGGCGGGTTCGAGCGGGTTTTCGAGATCAACCGCAACTTCCGCAACGAGGGGATCTCGGTCCGTCACAACCCCGAGTTCACCATGATGGAGTTCTACCAGGCCTATGCCACCTTCGAGGACCTGATGGACTTCACCGAAGAGCTCCTCTGCCATGTGGCCCAGGAGGTCCTCGGTACCCTCGACTTCACCTACCAGGGGGTGGAGATCAGCTTCCAGCGTCCGTGGAAGCGGCTCACCGTCAAGGAGGCGATCCTCGAGTACGGCGCCATCGACGCCAAGTCGCTGGAAGACCGCGATCTCGCCTTCGCCTATGCCCAGCGGATCGGCCTCGATCTCCCGGCGGACACCGGATATGGGAAGCTCATCACCGAGATTTTCGAAGAGGTGGCCGAGCCGAAGCTGATCCAGCCTACCTTCATCACCGCCTACCCGACGGAGGTGTCGCCGCTTTCCCGCAAGAATGACCACGATCCCGAGATCGTCGACCGCTTCGAGTTCTTCTGTGCCGGCCGGGAGATGGCCAACGCCTTCTCCGAGCTCAACGATCCGGTGGACCAGAAGGAGCGGTTCCTCGCCCAGGTGGCCCAGAAGGCCAAAGGGGACGAGGAGGCCCACTACATGGATGAGGATTACATCCGTGCCCTGGAGATCGGCCTGCCGCCCACGGCGGGGGAGGGGATCGGCATCGATCGCCTGGTAATGCTCCTGACCGATTCTCCATCCATTCGCGACGTCATCCTCTTCCCCCAGCTGCGGAAGGAAAAATAG
- a CDS encoding FKBP-type peptidyl-prolyl cis-trans isomerase, with amino-acid sequence MRSVEKLLVLLLLVAAIAIAACSDREAKPTGSAKPGISTAAMTKTPSGLAYQDLVVGTGPEPTRGKPVKVHYTGWLENGTKFDSSVDRGEPFIFTIGAGEVIPGWDEGVMSMKVGGKRKLVVPPQLGYGAAGAGGVIPPNATLIFEVELIDVVK; translated from the coding sequence GTGAGATCAGTCGAAAAACTGCTTGTCCTGTTGCTTCTGGTGGCGGCCATTGCCATTGCGGCCTGTTCGGACAGGGAGGCGAAGCCCACGGGGAGCGCCAAACCGGGAATTTCCACCGCCGCCATGACCAAGACACCGTCGGGGCTCGCCTATCAGGATCTGGTGGTGGGGACGGGACCGGAGCCGACCCGGGGTAAGCCGGTGAAGGTCCACTACACCGGATGGCTTGAAAACGGCACCAAGTTCGACAGTTCCGTGGACCGGGGTGAGCCGTTCATTTTTACCATCGGCGCCGGCGAGGTCATCCCGGGGTGGGACGAAGGGGTCATGTCAATGAAGGTCGGCGGCAAGCGGAAGCTCGTCGTTCCGCCCCAGCTCGGCTACGGCGCCGCCGGGGCCGGCGGGGTGATCCCCCCCAACGCCACCCTCATTTTCGAGGTGGAGCTCATCGACGTCGTAAAGTGA
- a CDS encoding DUF1015 domain-containing protein has product MALIKPFRAVRPPKHLAEKVAALPYDVMNVTEAQRMAAGNPCSFLHISRPEIDLPAETDPYADAVYTAGRENLQRFMAEGTLAQDPEAYYYVYRQRMGGIAQTGLVVCAGVDDYESGVIKKHELTRADKEEDRVKHIDYLDANDEPVFYTYRNEPAITALVARVAEGEPEYDFTTDDGVGHTLWVVRERAVIDELTDRFAAIPTLYVADGHHRSAAAGRVRGLRRAANPHHGGAEEYNWFLTVIFPDSEMNIMPYNRVVKDLNGLSAAEFMTRVGDRFDVTPVETPFSPADRHEFGMYLEGRWYRLTAKPGSYDEAETVSHLDVSILQNNLLSPVLAIRDPRTDQRIAFVGGIRGINELERLVAEGSFRVAFALHPTSMEELMQLADAGEIMPPKSTWFEPKLRSGLFVHLLS; this is encoded by the coding sequence ATGGCACTGATAAAACCATTCCGGGCGGTCCGCCCGCCGAAGCATCTTGCCGAGAAGGTGGCGGCTCTCCCCTATGACGTCATGAACGTCACGGAGGCACAGCGGATGGCCGCGGGGAATCCCTGCAGCTTTCTCCACATATCCCGGCCGGAGATCGATCTTCCGGCGGAGACCGATCCCTATGCCGATGCGGTCTACACGGCGGGACGGGAGAACCTGCAGCGCTTCATGGCGGAGGGTACCCTTGCCCAGGACCCGGAGGCATACTACTACGTCTATCGTCAACGGATGGGGGGGATCGCCCAGACGGGGCTCGTGGTCTGCGCCGGCGTGGACGACTACGAGAGCGGCGTCATCAAGAAGCATGAGCTGACCCGGGCCGACAAAGAGGAAGACCGGGTGAAGCACATCGATTATCTGGATGCCAACGACGAACCGGTCTTCTATACCTACCGCAACGAGCCGGCCATCACCGCGCTTGTCGCGCGGGTCGCCGAAGGTGAGCCCGAGTACGACTTCACCACTGACGACGGTGTGGGGCACACCCTCTGGGTGGTCCGCGAGCGTGCCGTTATCGATGAACTGACTGACCGCTTTGCCGCCATCCCCACGCTCTACGTGGCCGACGGCCACCATCGGAGCGCTGCGGCGGGGAGGGTGCGGGGGCTCCGCCGCGCCGCGAATCCGCACCATGGCGGTGCCGAGGAGTACAACTGGTTCCTCACCGTCATCTTCCCCGACAGCGAGATGAACATCATGCCGTACAACCGGGTCGTGAAGGACCTGAACGGCCTTTCCGCGGCCGAGTTCATGACGCGAGTCGGCGACCGTTTCGATGTCACGCCGGTGGAGACGCCGTTTTCCCCCGCCGACCGTCACGAGTTCGGCATGTACCTGGAGGGGCGCTGGTACCGGCTCACGGCGAAACCGGGAAGCTATGACGAGGCAGAGACGGTTTCCCATCTCGACGTTTCCATCCTCCAGAACAACCTCTTAAGCCCCGTGCTGGCGATCCGCGATCCCCGCACCGACCAGCGGATCGCCTTTGTCGGCGGCATTCGCGGCATCAACGAACTTGAGCGCCTCGTGGCCGAAGGGAGTTTCCGGGTGGCGTTTGCACTCCACCCCACCTCCATGGAGGAGTTGATGCAACTGGCCGATGCCGGGGAGATCATGCCTCCGAAATCGACCTGGTTCGAGCCGAAGCTCCGAAGCGGGCTCTTCGTTCATCTTCTCTCGTAG
- a CDS encoding lipoprotein-releasing ABC transporter permease subunit — MPYELFIGLRYLKAKRKSTFISIITFISTAGVTLGVMALIIVLAVMTGFEESLKEKILGTNAHIVVLKSGGVMEQYDRVLAQLGKVKGVVAETPFIYSQVMLSSGNNVSGVVLRGIDTKTDPLVTNLHRSLVDGKLSDLDLAPPPLAGQASEKPGIIIGKELARNLNLYTGDTINVISPMGNITPLGMVPKMRQFRVVGIFNTGMFEYDSTLAYVSLGEAQDFLSLGNAATGVQLRVADVYHTGSLVREINRQLGFPYYARDWMQMNKNILFALKTEKMVMFIILTLIVLVAAFGIASTLFMVVLEKTKDIAILKSMGATGRSIMKIFVLEGLIIGISGTGLGVIGGLGVACNLEPIVDFIQRMTGFELFSKDVYYLDHFPSQVVPSDVLLVSVTAILISLVATLYPSWQASRLPPAEALRYE; from the coding sequence ATGCCCTACGAACTGTTCATCGGCCTCCGTTATCTGAAGGCAAAACGGAAGTCGACCTTCATTTCCATCATAACCTTCATCTCCACTGCCGGCGTGACCCTCGGCGTGATGGCCCTCATCATCGTTCTGGCGGTCATGACCGGCTTCGAGGAGAGTCTCAAAGAGAAAATTCTCGGGACCAATGCCCACATCGTGGTGCTGAAGAGCGGCGGCGTGATGGAGCAGTACGACCGGGTGCTGGCGCAACTCGGCAAGGTCAAGGGGGTTGTGGCCGAGACGCCGTTCATCTACAGCCAGGTGATGCTCTCGTCGGGCAACAACGTTTCCGGGGTGGTGCTCCGCGGCATCGACACCAAGACCGACCCCCTCGTCACCAATCTCCACCGCTCCCTTGTGGACGGGAAGCTCTCCGATCTCGACCTTGCCCCGCCGCCGCTGGCCGGCCAGGCTTCCGAGAAGCCCGGCATCATCATCGGCAAGGAGCTTGCGCGCAACCTCAACCTCTACACCGGCGACACCATCAACGTCATCTCCCCCATGGGGAACATCACGCCGCTGGGGATGGTGCCGAAGATGCGCCAGTTCAGGGTGGTCGGCATCTTCAATACCGGCATGTTCGAGTATGACTCGACCCTTGCGTACGTAAGTCTTGGCGAGGCTCAGGATTTTCTCTCCCTGGGGAATGCGGCGACCGGCGTTCAGCTCAGGGTTGCCGATGTCTACCACACCGGATCGCTGGTCCGCGAGATCAACCGCCAGCTCGGCTTTCCCTACTACGCCCGGGACTGGATGCAGATGAACAAGAACATTCTTTTTGCGTTGAAGACCGAAAAGATGGTAATGTTCATCATTCTGACCCTGATCGTGCTGGTGGCGGCCTTTGGCATCGCCTCAACGCTCTTCATGGTGGTCCTCGAGAAGACCAAGGATATTGCCATCCTCAAGTCGATGGGGGCAACGGGGCGAAGCATCATGAAGATATTTGTCCTCGAAGGGCTCATCATCGGCATCTCCGGGACAGGTCTCGGGGTGATCGGCGGGTTGGGGGTGGCGTGCAATCTGGAGCCGATCGTCGACTTCATCCAGCGGATGACGGGGTTCGAGCTCTTCAGCAAGGACGTTTACTACCTCGACCATTTTCCCTCCCAGGTGGTGCCGTCGGATGTGCTGCTCGTCTCCGTGACGGCAATCCTCATTTCCCTGGTGGCGACTCTCTATCCATCGTGGCAGGCGTCGCGGCTTCCCCCGGCGGAGGCGCTCCGGTATGAGTAA
- the bamA gene encoding outer membrane protein assembly factor BamA, producing MAALVVTAPSAFAEGEKIVDLKVKGNRRVESAAILNAVKLKTGDVLYDEKVDADLRAIYKLGQFQDVKAETEKSDGGVTLVYAVVEKPIIREIKIEGNKELSVDKVRDALGLKANSIFSQKELSQAAKKAKKLYNDEGYYLAEVNARSEARGNDIRVVVSITEGEKVLIKAIRFEGNRVFTPRKLRGVMETQEKWFLSWLTGAGTYKDEVLKNDAALIADLYFNNGYINVKVGEPEVKLLPDKSGLEVTIGITEGEQFRTGSISFKGDLLEKENVLAAALKLKSGEVFSRGSLRADVQTLTDLYADKGFAFTNVNPLSKVNPDQKTIDITFDFEKGEKVYIDHINITGNAKTRDKVLRREIKVAEGETYSSTGLKKSKQNLMNLGFFEEANIATTKGSADNKLDVNVEVKEKPTGTFSIGAGYSSLDGIIGQGSVSQGNFLGLGLKGNLSASLGGKSSTYNAGLTDPYFLDSRWTLGADVYRTERDYLDYTRRATGGDIKAGYPLTENLSTLWVYKYEDKKIFNISQALKVVPETTSTISSITGGLTRNTTDYRFDPTTGMVNNLSVEFAGLGGSNRFVRYIGDTAVFFPLKWSTVFSLRGMLGYIQGIGRDIPIDEKFYAGGINTLRGYQGRSVSPVLNTTTATDNVQGTGTTTRAYVGGDKEAIFNAEYTLPLIKDAGLKGVLFFDAGNVYGDNQSMLSSFRMSYGAGIRWTSPLGPLRLEYGIPLNPREGIDKKSGRFEFSIGSFF from the coding sequence ATGGCGGCATTGGTCGTCACTGCGCCGAGTGCTTTTGCCGAGGGTGAGAAGATCGTCGACCTCAAGGTCAAGGGGAACCGGCGGGTCGAATCGGCCGCCATCCTGAACGCGGTCAAGCTCAAGACAGGCGACGTCCTGTACGACGAGAAGGTCGATGCCGATCTGCGCGCCATCTACAAGCTTGGTCAGTTTCAGGATGTCAAGGCCGAGACCGAGAAGTCGGACGGTGGAGTGACACTGGTCTACGCGGTGGTCGAGAAGCCGATCATCCGCGAGATCAAGATCGAGGGGAACAAGGAACTTTCCGTCGACAAGGTTCGCGATGCCCTGGGACTCAAGGCCAACTCGATCTTCTCCCAGAAGGAGCTTTCCCAGGCTGCGAAGAAGGCGAAGAAGCTGTACAACGACGAGGGATACTACCTTGCGGAGGTGAATGCCCGCAGCGAGGCCCGCGGCAACGACATCCGGGTTGTCGTTTCGATTACCGAGGGGGAAAAGGTCCTCATCAAGGCCATCCGGTTCGAGGGGAACAGGGTGTTCACTCCCCGCAAGCTGCGCGGCGTCATGGAGACCCAGGAGAAGTGGTTCCTCTCCTGGCTGACCGGCGCCGGGACCTACAAGGACGAGGTTCTCAAGAACGATGCGGCGCTGATCGCCGACCTCTATTTCAACAACGGCTACATCAACGTCAAGGTGGGGGAGCCCGAGGTCAAGCTCCTCCCCGATAAGAGCGGCCTGGAGGTAACCATCGGGATCACCGAGGGGGAGCAGTTCCGTACCGGCTCCATCTCGTTCAAGGGGGATCTGCTGGAAAAGGAGAACGTCCTTGCCGCGGCCCTCAAGCTGAAGTCCGGCGAGGTATTCAGCAGGGGGAGCCTGCGTGCCGACGTCCAGACGCTGACCGATCTTTACGCTGACAAGGGGTTCGCCTTCACGAACGTCAATCCGCTTTCCAAGGTGAATCCCGACCAGAAGACGATCGATATTACCTTCGACTTCGAGAAGGGGGAGAAGGTCTATATCGACCACATCAACATCACCGGCAATGCCAAGACGCGCGACAAGGTTCTGCGCCGCGAGATAAAGGTGGCCGAAGGGGAGACCTACAGCAGCACCGGCCTCAAGAAGAGCAAGCAGAATCTCATGAACCTCGGTTTCTTCGAGGAGGCGAACATTGCCACCACCAAGGGGAGCGCCGACAATAAGCTCGACGTGAATGTGGAGGTGAAGGAGAAGCCGACCGGCACGTTCAGCATCGGCGCCGGCTACAGCTCCCTTGACGGCATTATCGGGCAGGGATCCGTGTCCCAGGGGAACTTCCTCGGCCTCGGCCTCAAGGGGAACCTCTCCGCATCTCTTGGCGGAAAGTCATCCACCTACAATGCGGGCCTTACGGACCCCTATTTCCTGGATTCCCGCTGGACTCTCGGCGCCGACGTGTACCGGACCGAGCGTGATTACCTCGATTACACGCGGCGCGCCACCGGTGGCGATATCAAGGCGGGCTATCCCCTCACGGAGAACCTCAGCACCCTCTGGGTCTACAAGTACGAAGACAAGAAGATCTTCAACATTTCCCAGGCCTTGAAGGTGGTACCCGAGACCACCTCGACCATCAGCTCCATAACGGGGGGGCTGACGCGCAATACTACCGATTACCGCTTTGATCCGACCACCGGCATGGTGAACAATCTGTCGGTGGAGTTCGCCGGTCTCGGCGGTTCGAACCGGTTTGTCCGGTACATCGGCGACACGGCGGTGTTTTTCCCGCTGAAGTGGAGCACGGTTTTTTCGCTCCGGGGGATGCTCGGGTACATTCAGGGGATCGGCAGGGATATCCCGATCGACGAAAAATTCTATGCCGGCGGCATCAATACGCTCCGCGGCTATCAGGGGCGCAGCGTGAGCCCTGTTCTCAATACCACGACGGCGACCGACAATGTCCAGGGGACCGGCACCACGACCCGGGCATACGTCGGCGGCGACAAGGAAGCGATCTTCAACGCCGAGTACACCCTGCCACTCATCAAGGATGCGGGGCTCAAAGGGGTTCTCTTCTTCGATGCCGGCAACGTCTACGGCGACAACCAGAGCATGCTCTCCAGCTTCCGGATGAGCTACGGTGCCGGCATCAGGTGGACCTCCCCCCTGGGGCCGCTCCGCCTTGAGTACGGCATTCCGCTCAATCCCCGGGAGGGGATCGACAAGAAGAGCGGGCGGTTTGAGTTCTCCATCGGGAGCTTCTTTTAG
- a CDS encoding NlpC/P60 family protein codes for MSRTLLNFIIAALICFSAATGCATPHAGISRLGYAIQVGAFSDVKNAERLTARLQVRGIEAFYFKRENGFYAVRFGDFPTKEAARTNARKLVSDGMIGAYFIAPPQAFPSERHETVISKKAPEPSLSPLPDETRKKREPARGDRDMGAIAARTAERFVGIPYRWGGDTVVDGMDCSGFARAVYNLCGVSIPRTSREQFRVGDVVGRDDLKDGDLVFFGSSEQSINHVGIYIGDGKFVHAPRRGDDIKISSLEESYFTKKFMGGRRYF; via the coding sequence ATGTCACGCACGCTGCTCAATTTCATCATTGCCGCCCTCATCTGCTTCTCGGCCGCCACCGGCTGCGCCACCCCCCATGCCGGCATCTCCCGGCTCGGGTACGCCATCCAGGTCGGCGCCTTCTCCGACGTAAAGAACGCCGAGCGCCTCACGGCCCGGCTCCAGGTCCGGGGGATCGAGGCGTTCTACTTCAAGCGCGAGAACGGTTTCTACGCCGTCCGGTTCGGTGACTTCCCGACAAAGGAGGCGGCCCGCACCAATGCCCGGAAGCTCGTTTCGGACGGGATGATCGGCGCCTATTTCATCGCCCCTCCCCAGGCATTCCCCTCGGAGAGGCACGAAACTGTCATCTCTAAGAAGGCGCCCGAGCCGTCACTCTCCCCCCTCCCCGACGAAACCCGCAAGAAGCGTGAACCGGCGAGAGGGGACCGCGATATGGGGGCCATTGCCGCCCGCACCGCCGAGCGGTTCGTCGGTATCCCCTACCGCTGGGGGGGAGATACGGTGGTGGACGGGATGGACTGCAGCGGCTTCGCCCGCGCGGTCTACAACCTGTGCGGCGTCAGTATTCCCCGCACCTCCCGCGAGCAGTTCCGGGTGGGGGATGTCGTCGGCCGCGACGACCTGAAGGACGGCGATCTCGTCTTTTTCGGCTCCTCCGAGCAGAGCATCAATCACGTCGGGATCTACATCGGCGACGGCAAGTTCGTCCATGCACCCCGCCGCGGTGACGACATCAAGATTTCATCCCTTGAAGAGAGCTACTTCACCAAGAAGTTCATGGGGGGTCGGCGGTATTTCTGA
- a CDS encoding DUF4140 domain-containing protein gives MKFLLALLIVLSAAPAHAAGRSITYYLDGARFEEESAATRGYLEIALPAAVVPDSLRIRPLAGSSIARVEIQKARPTPKREKELDALLERKRRLEDRLRALEVREDIFKAAAKSQSSKAPRKTKTNPEPMETIRKGTEFAVAQLEVVYRARRSAEDGIKAVEARLSALRKEGGVGGSVARVWVGGKGRITASYLVAGSGWTPVYDFRLDGSGAMDVTLHALFPRPDKGTTAAVVAAPLAATDKEASRRAIAAPFGEVLKFHVPAVREIGGQSGPEGMAVSFVNGAGAPLPPGEATIFRSGEYLGKAAFKGVQPGATGEVVLCKGFTAALD, from the coding sequence ATGAAGTTTCTGCTCGCGTTGTTGATCGTGCTGTCGGCGGCCCCGGCTCATGCCGCCGGCAGGAGTATCACCTATTACCTTGACGGTGCCCGGTTTGAAGAGGAATCTGCCGCCACCAGGGGGTATCTGGAGATCGCCCTGCCCGCCGCCGTGGTGCCGGATTCCTTGAGAATCAGACCCCTTGCCGGCAGCTCCATCGCCCGGGTCGAGATCCAGAAGGCCCGGCCGACTCCGAAGCGCGAGAAAGAGCTCGACGCCCTTCTGGAGCGGAAACGGCGGCTGGAAGACCGGCTTCGGGCGCTGGAGGTGCGCGAGGATATCTTCAAGGCAGCGGCCAAGTCCCAGAGCAGCAAGGCGCCCCGCAAGACGAAGACGAACCCGGAACCGATGGAGACCATCCGGAAGGGGACCGAGTTCGCCGTGGCGCAGCTCGAGGTGGTCTATCGGGCGCGGCGCAGCGCCGAAGACGGCATCAAGGCGGTGGAGGCACGGCTGTCGGCCCTGAGGAAGGAGGGGGGAGTCGGCGGGAGTGTCGCCCGGGTCTGGGTGGGCGGCAAGGGGCGCATCACCGCCAGCTACCTGGTGGCCGGGAGCGGCTGGACACCTGTCTATGATTTTCGGCTTGATGGCTCCGGGGCGATGGACGTCACCCTCCATGCGCTCTTCCCCCGGCCGGACAAGGGGACGACGGCGGCGGTCGTGGCCGCCCCCCTTGCGGCGACGGACAAGGAGGCTTCCCGCCGGGCCATCGCCGCTCCCTTCGGAGAAGTGCTGAAGTTTCACGTGCCGGCCGTACGAGAGATCGGCGGGCAATCGGGGCCGGAGGGGATGGCGGTTTCCTTCGTGAACGGCGCCGGCGCCCCCCTTCCGCCGGGAGAGGCCACCATCTTCCGCTCCGGAGAGTACCTCGGTAAGGCTGCCTTCAAAGGTGTTCAGCCGGGAGCCACGGGAGAGGTTGTCCTCTGCAAGGGGTTCACGGCTGCTCTGGATTGA
- a CDS encoding RCC1 domain-containing protein: protein MHKTFGRTMFIIAGFGFGLLQGCGGGGGSSTTTFPATTSTYYTHSVAFKGYSAAFGRYSSSNLFSWGNNAFGQLGIGSTTNTSTPAAVAAPSRFAGFSVGSNHTLAFIPFRNTSSVWAWGHNGSGQLGNGSSGNANSSTVPRGISGLPNVAAVAAGGFHSMALANYSSLYAWGSNSNGQLGRNAGGDSALPVFAYDPLAGAPFRHVKRIAAGGLHSVALRTDGSVWTWGSNNYGQLGLGDTVDRYAPVQVSLPGPVKLIAAGGAFSVVVTTDDRIYVWGYNGFGQLGQNPASLPSSSTPQQVPITGIGTIKAVAAGLDHILVMNNQGTIWAWGYNGYGQLGNGTTADINSTPVSIGTFDSTLQIDGVSPILAIGHHSLAFQQRHLTGWGYNVSGQLGNGTTGNSSSPVRVSGF, encoded by the coding sequence ATGCACAAAACGTTCGGTCGTACCATGTTCATCATTGCCGGCTTCGGCTTCGGCCTCCTCCAGGGGTGCGGCGGCGGTGGCGGCTCATCGACGACGACCTTCCCTGCCACCACCTCCACCTATTACACCCATAGCGTGGCGTTCAAGGGGTATTCGGCCGCCTTTGGCCGCTATAGCAGTTCCAACCTCTTTTCGTGGGGAAACAACGCCTTCGGTCAGTTGGGGATCGGTTCGACCACGAACACCTCGACCCCTGCGGCAGTTGCTGCTCCGTCCCGCTTCGCCGGGTTCTCGGTCGGCTCCAACCATACCCTTGCGTTCATTCCGTTCCGGAACACGAGCTCCGTCTGGGCCTGGGGGCACAACGGCTCCGGACAGCTGGGCAACGGCTCCTCGGGTAACGCAAACAGTTCCACCGTTCCCCGCGGGATCTCCGGTCTCCCCAACGTCGCGGCGGTTGCCGCCGGTGGCTTCCACAGCATGGCCCTTGCCAACTATAGCAGCCTCTATGCCTGGGGAAGCAACAGCAACGGGCAGCTCGGTCGAAATGCGGGGGGTGATAGTGCGCTGCCGGTTTTTGCCTACGATCCTCTTGCTGGCGCCCCATTCCGCCATGTGAAGCGCATCGCCGCCGGAGGTCTCCACAGTGTCGCTTTGAGGACGGATGGTTCCGTCTGGACGTGGGGAAGCAACAACTATGGGCAGCTCGGACTCGGTGATACCGTTGACCGGTATGCGCCGGTCCAGGTTTCTCTGCCGGGTCCGGTGAAGCTGATCGCCGCCGGCGGGGCCTTCAGCGTGGTGGTGACCACCGACGACAGGATCTATGTCTGGGGATACAACGGGTTCGGCCAACTGGGCCAGAATCCGGCGTCCCTTCCTTCCAGCAGCACTCCCCAGCAGGTACCGATTACCGGTATCGGCACGATCAAGGCCGTCGCCGCGGGGCTCGACCATATCCTCGTCATGAACAATCAGGGGACGATCTGGGCCTGGGGGTACAACGGCTACGGCCAGCTCGGCAACGGGACGACGGCCGACATCAATTCTACCCCGGTGTCGATCGGGACCTTCGACAGCACCCTTCAGATCGACGGCGTGAGCCCCATTCTCGCCATCGGGCACCACTCTCTCGCCTTCCAGCAAAGGCATCTGACGGGATGGGGGTATAACGTGTCGGGACAGCTCGGCAACGGGACGACCGGCAACAGCAGTTCGCCCGTTCGGGTATCCGGTTTCTAG